A window of the Butyricimonas faecalis genome harbors these coding sequences:
- a CDS encoding bile acid:sodium symporter family protein produces the protein MSKLRSYILPMAIILGLLLHSWCSLLAWIVPYFIFIILLLNFVAVDLRKLHISSMNLWLMLFQIVVSIGGYYTIRSVYPNETVAQGILIGILCPVAASVVVIASMLGAKRETTTTYTIVGNLMVAIIAPVYFSFIGSHQDMSFINSFLLILSKISPVIALPFFVVLVLQVFFPKTNHFLSRYKGISFYLWAICLLLTLGQTINFIFIHGKGNENTILALGISSVITCTIHFATGKWLGGKYGDRIAGGQLLGQKNTAMGIWMANTYLNPLASVFLAFYSIWQNLFNSWQLWYQDRKNEGTSVKAHPFFGHNFCD, from the coding sequence ATGTCTAAATTACGTAGTTATATACTTCCGATGGCCATCATCCTAGGGCTTCTATTACACAGTTGGTGTAGCTTGTTAGCCTGGATTGTACCCTATTTCATTTTTATCATTCTACTCCTAAATTTCGTGGCCGTTGATTTACGGAAGTTACACATCTCCTCCATGAATTTGTGGCTCATGCTATTCCAGATCGTGGTCAGCATCGGAGGCTATTACACCATAAGATCGGTATACCCTAACGAAACTGTGGCTCAAGGCATTTTAATCGGGATTCTATGTCCCGTGGCAGCTTCCGTTGTTGTCATTGCCAGCATGCTTGGAGCCAAGAGAGAAACAACCACCACTTACACAATCGTGGGAAATCTCATGGTAGCCATTATCGCTCCTGTATATTTCTCTTTCATCGGTTCGCATCAAGATATGTCTTTTATAAATTCTTTTCTATTGATTCTCAGCAAAATCAGCCCGGTGATTGCCCTACCGTTTTTCGTGGTACTTGTCTTGCAAGTATTTTTCCCTAAAACCAACCATTTTCTCAGTCGCTATAAGGGCATCTCATTTTATCTCTGGGCCATATGCCTACTGCTCACGTTAGGACAAACCATTAACTTTATATTCATCCACGGGAAAGGCAATGAAAACACGATTCTCGCCCTAGGAATTTCATCCGTCATCACCTGCACCATCCACTTCGCAACAGGCAAATGGCTGGGAGGCAAATACGGCGATCGCATAGCCGGAGGTCAACTATTAGGCCAAAAAAACACCGCCATGGGCATCTGGATGGCAAACACGTATTTGAATCCATTAGCCTCCGTGTTTTTAGCCTTTTATTCCATTTGGCAAAATCTCTTTAATAGCTGGCAGTTGTGGTATCAGGATAGAAAAAATGAGGGCACTTCTGTAAAGGCACACCCTTTTTTCGGACACAACTTTTGTGATTAG
- a CDS encoding histone H1: MKELVSKIQEVYATFSTDAALQIEKGNKAAGTRARKTSLELEKLMKEFRKVSLEESKK, from the coding sequence ATGAAAGAGTTGGTTTCAAAGATACAGGAAGTATATGCTACATTCTCCACGGATGCGGCACTTCAGATTGAAAAAGGCAACAAGGCCGCAGGTACCCGTGCCCGCAAGACTTCGTTGGAATTGGAAAAACTGATGAAAGAGTTTCGTAAGGTTTCCTTGGAAGAATCCAAGAAATAG
- a CDS encoding phage integrase SAM-like domain-containing protein has product MYTINIRGKQNPKDTKMVKLEIIFFKTGYARVPKVINITGLLKDWDVKSQSFRVGSAEATTKNKLLFDLRTKYLHVADTWEMEGRNWSPVQLSHCFDEIKAAKPEVKVKSVQQMIDYLEETFKNKKRIKNGQIVDSTTNAKRYVYLKRELQAFTKEKYEKAFSSYFFTDITEEFLLDFAFWLKERGIRNGNKAGLTHKLRLLRAVCRQAEKKEMYGVNMDNFLCLGDDINWPETTSRAVPETVIAKIANVDRTLFTKKEQLHLDLFLFSYYTGGMANVDVCNLTWDLVQEDRIVYERIKFPKTAKPELLSKAKAIMNKYRGQSYGNYVFPVFTHKHTTTSKKTTRVKQISTRLSQTLTKACKMLRIKENITWYSARGSFISKMVDAGNNPYVVAEMAGNSPLTIYKHYYKNTKREEIKRQMEEMF; this is encoded by the coding sequence ATGTACACGATTAACATCAGGGGTAAGCAGAACCCGAAAGACACCAAGATGGTCAAGCTGGAGATAATTTTCTTCAAGACCGGTTACGCCCGTGTGCCGAAGGTTATAAACATCACAGGGCTATTAAAAGACTGGGATGTCAAGTCTCAGAGTTTCCGTGTAGGGAGTGCGGAGGCCACTACCAAGAACAAACTGCTTTTCGATTTGCGAACCAAATATCTGCATGTCGCCGATACCTGGGAGATGGAAGGCAGGAACTGGTCGCCCGTCCAGCTATCACATTGCTTCGATGAAATCAAGGCGGCCAAACCCGAGGTCAAAGTAAAGAGTGTCCAGCAGATGATCGATTATCTTGAAGAGACATTCAAAAACAAGAAACGCATCAAGAACGGTCAGATTGTCGACAGCACGACCAATGCTAAACGGTATGTCTATCTCAAGCGTGAACTGCAGGCGTTTACAAAGGAAAAATATGAAAAAGCCTTTTCCTCTTATTTCTTTACGGATATTACAGAAGAGTTTCTTCTTGACTTTGCGTTTTGGCTTAAAGAAAGAGGTATCAGAAATGGCAACAAGGCCGGACTTACACACAAACTAAGGTTGCTCCGTGCCGTATGCAGGCAGGCAGAAAAGAAAGAGATGTACGGGGTGAATATGGATAACTTCCTCTGTCTCGGTGATGATATTAATTGGCCGGAAACCACTTCAAGAGCAGTTCCGGAAACAGTCATAGCTAAAATCGCAAATGTTGACCGTACCTTGTTTACGAAAAAAGAGCAGTTGCATCTTGATTTGTTCCTGTTCAGCTACTATACCGGAGGTATGGCGAATGTCGATGTATGTAACCTGACATGGGATTTGGTCCAGGAAGACCGCATCGTCTATGAACGTATCAAGTTTCCCAAAACAGCCAAACCGGAATTACTCAGTAAAGCAAAAGCCATCATGAATAAATACCGTGGGCAAAGTTATGGAAATTATGTATTTCCTGTTTTTACTCATAAACACACGACCACTTCCAAGAAGACTACACGTGTCAAGCAAATTTCCACACGCCTTTCACAAACCTTGACGAAAGCATGCAAGATGCTGCGCATTAAAGAAAACATCACATGGTATTCCGCCCGTGGCTCTTTCATATCGAAGATGGTAGATGCCGGTAACAATCCGTATGTGGTTGCAGAGATGGCTGGTAACAGCCCATTGACCATCTATAAGCATTACTACAAGAATACAAAGCGGGAAGAAATCAAGCGGCAGATGGAAGAAATGTTCTGA
- a CDS encoding WecB/TagA/CpsF family glycosyltransferase, with translation MNKVSLNGVEIYPFDSEQSLLSFVNDNKGILVAINAEKILHATDQTRGIINRNIGYCDGAGAQMALKQKGFENACKIPGCELWLKIVAQFYREKTFYLIGGKPQIIEETVSKLRKEYAGIHIIGYRDGYIKANEERERLIKDITEKRPDVVFVAMGSPKQELLMEEIQHRHKAIFQGLGGSFDVYTGHVERAPKWWVNHNLEFAYRLLKEPKRIKRQIHLIKYAWWLITKKL, from the coding sequence ATGAATAAAGTTTCTTTAAACGGAGTCGAAATATATCCGTTCGATTCCGAACAGTCTTTGTTGTCTTTTGTAAACGATAATAAGGGCATATTAGTAGCCATAAATGCTGAGAAAATTTTACATGCTACAGATCAGACACGAGGAATTATCAATCGGAACATAGGGTATTGCGATGGAGCCGGCGCACAAATGGCTCTCAAACAAAAAGGTTTTGAAAATGCGTGTAAAATTCCCGGTTGTGAGTTGTGGCTCAAAATTGTAGCTCAATTTTATAGAGAAAAGACTTTTTATTTGATAGGTGGTAAACCTCAAATCATAGAAGAAACTGTGTCTAAACTGCGTAAAGAATATGCAGGGATTCACATTATCGGTTATCGGGATGGATATATCAAGGCAAACGAGGAACGGGAAAGACTTATAAAAGACATAACCGAAAAAAGACCTGATGTGGTATTTGTGGCTATGGGGTCTCCTAAACAGGAATTACTGATGGAAGAAATACAGCATAGACACAAAGCCATCTTTCAAGGATTAGGCGGCAGCTTCGATGTATATACTGGCCATGTGGAAAGGGCTCCTAAATGGTGGGTGAACCACAATCTTGAATTTGCCTATCGGTTGCTCAAAGAACCGAAAAGAATAAAACGGCAAATTCACTTGATAAAGTATGCCTGGTGGCTGATAACTAAAAAATTATAG
- a CDS encoding glycoside hydrolase family 88 protein, translated as MNDIADAFYKLKIYCETEHFKGWDPYDGLNSKIFQAIPLLKKSVLCRLMVIQGFKRCPFNMRRMAFVPKEYNAKGIGLFLSGYCNLYKVVENHPQLSEKMGTLEMIKARIEELAELLISLQSKGYSGACWGYNFDWQARRLFLFPKFTPTVVATNFCATALMQAYEITRNKHYLEIALSAADFVIKDLHRTPYNGGFLFSYSPLEGNDTVFNASLLGSRLLSYCFYYTQQEEYKRLAELSIKACCSGQREDGAWVYGMLPVQNWVDSFHTGYNLDALIAYQELTEDHAFNGYIEKGFDYYVNHFFEADGTPKYYDNRMYPIDIHCPGQLLITLTRLHKMKKYEELAKKVLQWTIRNMQDKKGYFYYQLKPGISSKISYMRWSNAFMFNAMSHYLLAI; from the coding sequence ATGAATGATATTGCAGATGCTTTTTATAAGCTAAAAATTTATTGTGAGACTGAACATTTCAAGGGTTGGGATCCGTATGATGGTCTCAACTCTAAAATTTTTCAGGCAATTCCGCTGCTGAAAAAGTCTGTATTGTGCAGATTGATGGTCATACAAGGTTTCAAGCGTTGCCCTTTCAATATGAGACGGATGGCTTTCGTTCCGAAAGAGTATAACGCAAAAGGTATCGGGCTGTTCTTGTCCGGATATTGCAATCTGTATAAAGTTGTGGAAAATCATCCGCAATTATCCGAAAAAATGGGAACGTTGGAGATGATAAAGGCTCGGATTGAAGAATTGGCAGAGTTGCTTATATCCTTACAATCTAAAGGCTACAGCGGTGCTTGCTGGGGGTATAACTTCGATTGGCAGGCACGCCGTCTGTTTCTTTTTCCCAAATTCACGCCCACAGTAGTTGCTACAAATTTCTGTGCCACGGCACTGATGCAGGCATATGAAATAACTAGGAACAAACACTATTTGGAGATTGCATTAAGTGCAGCGGATTTTGTAATAAAAGATTTGCATCGCACGCCGTATAATGGTGGCTTTCTCTTTTCTTATAGTCCGTTAGAGGGTAATGACACTGTGTTCAATGCTTCGCTGCTCGGTTCTCGATTGTTGAGTTATTGTTTTTATTATACACAACAGGAGGAATACAAAAGACTAGCGGAGCTATCCATTAAAGCCTGTTGTTCCGGGCAACGGGAAGACGGGGCTTGGGTATATGGAATGCTCCCCGTACAGAATTGGGTAGACAGCTTTCATACAGGATATAATTTAGATGCGCTGATCGCTTATCAAGAGTTGACAGAGGATCATGCTTTCAATGGTTACATCGAAAAAGGTTTCGACTACTATGTCAATCATTTTTTCGAAGCGGACGGAACTCCTAAATATTATGATAACCGAATGTATCCTATTGACATCCATTGTCCAGGGCAGCTATTGATAACATTGACCCGCCTACATAAGATGAAAAAATATGAGGAACTTGCCAAAAAAGTATTGCAATGGACAATCCGAAATATGCAAGATAAAAAGGGGTATTTCTACTACCAATTAAAACCTGGCATCAGTTCTAAAATCTCGTATATGCGATGGAGTAATGCATTTATGTTTAATGCAATGTCGCATTATTTACTCGCAATATAA
- a CDS encoding DUF5675 family protein, with product MKLTLNRKFKGQTYTIGDLSINGKFFCNTIEDAVRKLPATCPDTPRGRSCTCREKVYSKTAIPAGTYKVTLQYSPKYKKKMPYLHDVPHFLGILIHSGNTEGDSAGCIIVGKNTVKGKVLESRTTFQKLYAMLESERDITIQII from the coding sequence ATGAAGCTGACACTCAACCGCAAATTCAAAGGTCAGACCTATACCATAGGCGACCTGTCCATCAACGGCAAATTTTTCTGTAACACCATCGAAGATGCCGTGAGGAAACTTCCGGCAACCTGTCCGGATACTCCTCGCGGCCGTTCCTGCACATGCAGGGAGAAGGTCTATTCCAAGACCGCCATTCCTGCCGGGACTTATAAAGTTACCCTTCAGTACAGCCCCAAGTACAAGAAAAAAATGCCATATCTGCACGATGTACCGCATTTCCTTGGCATCCTAATCCATTCAGGCAACACCGAGGGAGATTCCGCCGGCTGTATCATCGTGGGAAAGAATACGGTCAAGGGAAAAGTTTTGGAATCCCGTACTACATTCCAAAAACTGTATGCCATGCTCGAGTCCGAAAGGGACATAACCATTCAGATTATATAA
- a CDS encoding helix-turn-helix domain-containing protein, with protein sequence MQKGKDISNSTAIPSLGNFFISMLNKELFIRLFPLHKPRRNDHNGLTVIMITVGEGHLKINGKDYLAHPGTLLSLLPFHLVENHYLSDDFTCKCLSYSFDFMVDFPFVLKSGISERIGNKPYLSLTTEEYNHLDEFFIFITRQAARLDHPSREEIIKALLFSFIAELSFIYSRQAVLVGTNRQKQVVDDFFRLLHQHHKQERSPSFYADKLCMTPKYLSSILKQTTDCTLYHWITNFSLQEAKVLLKSSDMSIIQISEELNYPNSSFFARFFKKHTGMTPLQFRNNRQVHETSEE encoded by the coding sequence ATGCAAAAAGGGAAGGACATATCAAACAGCACGGCAATCCCCTCTCTTGGAAATTTTTTTATTTCCATGTTAAACAAAGAACTCTTTATCCGGCTATTCCCTCTCCACAAACCACGACGCAACGACCACAACGGGCTAACCGTCATCATGATCACCGTCGGAGAAGGCCATCTGAAAATCAACGGCAAAGACTATCTCGCCCATCCCGGCACGCTACTCTCTCTTTTACCTTTCCACCTGGTCGAGAATCATTACCTGTCAGACGATTTCACATGTAAATGCCTGTCTTATAGCTTTGACTTCATGGTAGATTTCCCGTTCGTCCTCAAATCGGGAATCTCGGAGAGAATAGGTAATAAACCCTACCTATCCCTAACGACAGAAGAATACAACCATCTGGATGAATTTTTCATTTTCATTACCCGTCAGGCTGCCAGACTCGATCATCCCTCCCGGGAAGAAATCATCAAAGCCTTACTTTTCTCCTTTATTGCTGAACTCAGTTTCATCTATTCCCGCCAAGCCGTACTAGTGGGGACCAATCGCCAAAAACAAGTCGTAGATGATTTCTTCCGACTACTGCATCAACACCACAAACAAGAACGTTCTCCATCATTCTACGCCGACAAACTCTGCATGACACCGAAATACCTGTCGAGCATATTAAAACAAACCACCGATTGCACCCTCTACCACTGGATCACGAATTTCAGCCTGCAAGAAGCCAAAGTGTTATTGAAATCATCAGACATGAGCATCATCCAGATTTCCGAGGAACTTAACTACCCGAACTCTTCCTTTTTTGCCCGTTTTTTCAAAAAACACACGGGCATGACTCCCCTACAATTCAGAAATAACCGACAAGTCCATGAAACCTCCGAAGAATAA
- a CDS encoding HU family DNA-binding protein, with amino-acid sequence MTKADIVREIATQTGLEKQVVLQVVEGFMDSVKSSMINGEEVYLRGFGSFIIKHRAEKTARNISRNTTIIVPAHNIPAFKPSKAFAGRMKSDK; translated from the coding sequence ATGACAAAAGCGGATATCGTCAGGGAAATAGCAACGCAGACCGGTCTGGAGAAGCAGGTCGTGTTACAAGTTGTCGAAGGATTCATGGATAGCGTAAAGTCTTCCATGATAAACGGCGAGGAGGTTTATCTTCGCGGCTTCGGTTCTTTTATCATCAAACACCGTGCGGAAAAGACAGCACGCAACATAAGCAGGAATACCACGATAATAGTGCCTGCCCACAATATCCCGGCATTCAAACCGTCAAAAGCCTTTGCAGGAAGGATGAAATCAGACAAATAA
- a CDS encoding AAA family ATPase, giving the protein MAKTYQRTKLQEVTIRGYKSIAYDRPVTLKLGDVSILLGANGAGKSNIISFFRMLSYMMSKSFGRYVEISGTSHALLHYGIKRTPVMSGELKFADSNSMDVYGFSLANATPDRLIITEERITWHRKGEKKPYEIALEPNFKESALAECEDPVAKTIFQMLSYCKVYQFHDSSTEGPLRQACPVETANYLQSHGNNLPSFLLFLRENYKDAYNRIVDYVRDVVPQFQDFYLEPVGGIISLRWIDNSATDYRFNAYQFSDGSIRFIALAALLLQPAQTMPNVIILDEPELGLHPYAISQLAEMIKDASIHAQVIIATQSKDLVDHFDIGDISVVEMNKETQATSVTHLDAKEYHLWLQNYTVSELWDKNIIGGRPV; this is encoded by the coding sequence ATGGCAAAGACATACCAAAGGACTAAATTACAAGAAGTCACGATCAGAGGATATAAATCCATAGCCTATGACAGACCTGTGACCTTGAAGCTGGGTGATGTCAGCATCTTGTTGGGTGCCAACGGTGCAGGCAAGAGCAATATCATCAGTTTTTTCCGGATGCTGAGCTACATGATGAGCAAGTCATTCGGGAGATATGTGGAAATATCGGGCACGTCTCATGCCTTGCTGCATTACGGCATTAAACGGACACCGGTCATGTCCGGAGAACTGAAGTTTGCCGACAGCAATTCCATGGATGTTTATGGCTTTTCATTGGCCAATGCCACTCCCGACAGGCTGATTATCACGGAAGAGCGGATTACATGGCATCGCAAGGGGGAGAAAAAGCCCTATGAGATAGCACTGGAACCGAATTTCAAGGAGTCCGCTCTCGCAGAGTGTGAGGATCCGGTTGCCAAAACTATTTTCCAGATGCTTTCTTACTGCAAGGTATATCAGTTTCACGATTCATCGACAGAGGGGCCGCTACGTCAGGCTTGTCCCGTCGAGACGGCCAATTACCTCCAGTCGCACGGAAACAATCTGCCTTCTTTCCTGCTGTTCCTGCGGGAGAACTACAAGGATGCCTACAACCGGATTGTTGACTATGTCCGTGACGTAGTTCCCCAGTTCCAGGACTTCTATCTGGAGCCCGTGGGTGGTATCATTTCTCTCCGGTGGATAGATAATTCTGCCACGGACTATCGTTTCAATGCCTACCAGTTCTCCGACGGATCTATCCGTTTCATTGCCCTGGCCGCCTTGCTTCTGCAGCCTGCCCAGACAATGCCCAACGTCATCATTTTGGATGAACCGGAACTTGGCTTGCATCCCTATGCCATCAGCCAGCTGGCAGAAATGATTAAGGATGCGTCCATACACGCACAGGTCATTATTGCCACGCAGAGCAAGGATTTGGTCGATCATTTCGACATCGGCGATATCTCTGTGGTGGAAATGAACAAGGAAACGCAGGCAACCTCTGTCACTCACCTTGACGCCAAAGAATATCATCTTTGGCTTCAGAACTATACGGTGAGCGAACTTTGGGACAAAAACATCATAGGAGGACGTCCCGTATGA
- the wecB gene encoding non-hydrolyzing UDP-N-acetylglucosamine 2-epimerase, with amino-acid sequence MKKVMLVFGTRPEAIKMAPLVKEFQKKSADFETIVCVTGQHREMLDQVLQIFDIKPNYDLNIMKQGQDLYDVTARVLTGMRDVLNKAKPDVVLVHGDTTTSTAAALAAFYQQIPVGHVEAGLRTHNIYSPWPEEMNRQITGRIATYHFSPTALSKKNLLTEGVQEDKITVTGNTVIDALHIVVDKIKTDGALQQELAGVLEKAGYDTSRLADGKKLVLITGHRRENFGDGFISMCTAIKDLTAKYPYVDFVYPMHLNPNVRKPIHEVFGENLNSLGNMFFIEPLEYLSFVFLMEKVTLVLTDSGGIQEEAPGLGKPVLVMRDTTERPEALDAGTVKLVGTDYNKIVSEVSILLDDASAYEQMSKAINPYGDGKACMRITQTLNVRL; translated from the coding sequence ATGAAGAAGGTAATGCTGGTCTTCGGGACTCGTCCGGAGGCCATTAAGATGGCTCCGTTGGTGAAGGAGTTCCAAAAAAAATCAGCAGACTTTGAAACAATCGTCTGCGTGACGGGGCAGCATCGTGAAATGCTCGATCAGGTGTTGCAGATATTCGATATCAAGCCGAATTATGACTTGAACATCATGAAGCAGGGGCAAGATCTGTATGATGTAACCGCCCGTGTGCTGACCGGGATGCGTGATGTGTTGAACAAGGCGAAACCTGATGTGGTATTGGTGCACGGTGACACAACCACTTCTACTGCCGCCGCACTCGCAGCTTTCTATCAGCAGATCCCTGTAGGTCATGTAGAAGCGGGCCTGCGTACCCACAACATATACAGCCCTTGGCCGGAGGAGATGAACAGACAAATAACAGGGCGCATTGCCACCTATCACTTTTCTCCGACCGCTTTAAGCAAGAAAAATCTGTTGACGGAAGGTGTGCAGGAGGACAAGATAACCGTAACAGGGAATACGGTCATCGATGCCCTTCATATCGTTGTTGATAAAATAAAGACTGACGGAGCTCTACAACAAGAACTTGCCGGGGTGCTGGAAAAAGCGGGTTACGATACCTCACGGCTTGCTGATGGCAAGAAACTCGTTTTGATAACCGGACACCGACGTGAAAATTTCGGAGACGGATTCATCAGCATGTGCACAGCCATTAAGGATCTGACGGCAAAATATCCATATGTGGACTTTGTCTATCCGATGCACTTGAACCCCAATGTCCGCAAACCTATCCATGAAGTATTCGGGGAGAATTTGAATAGTTTGGGAAATATGTTCTTTATCGAACCATTGGAATATCTGAGTTTCGTGTTCCTGATGGAAAAAGTGACCCTTGTCCTTACCGACAGCGGTGGTATTCAGGAAGAGGCTCCGGGGTTAGGCAAACCGGTACTGGTGATGCGTGACACCACCGAACGTCCGGAGGCGTTGGATGCAGGAACGGTAAAATTGGTAGGAACCGATTATAACAAAATTGTCTCCGAGGTATCGATTTTATTGGATGATGCATCTGCTTATGAGCAAATGAGTAAAGCCATTAATCCTTACGGTGACGGAAAAGCGTGTATGCGTATAACGCAAACACTTAATGTTCGGTTGTAA
- a CDS encoding DUF4276 family protein produces the protein MKAKIIHVLCEGQTEQGFVEEVLRPYLQAQGVAGVKSILITTNKKKNARGGMLSYAQAVTDLELLRKMKMDGEYERHVFTTMFDLYALPDDFPGYEAAKAIGEPYARVAALETAFAEAINDSRFIPYIQLHEFEALLFCGIDYLAKRYPGCEKRCEQLKKDLEKTSNPELINNSPETAPSKRIIKAIEGDKKQHYNYNKPATGKDVTKSVGMDELRARCSHFNEWIEKLIDC, from the coding sequence ATGAAAGCGAAGATTATTCATGTCCTTTGTGAGGGACAGACGGAACAGGGATTTGTGGAGGAAGTGTTGCGTCCCTACCTGCAAGCGCAAGGTGTGGCAGGTGTAAAAAGCATCCTGATTACCACTAACAAGAAAAAGAATGCCCGTGGTGGAATGCTGAGCTATGCTCAGGCGGTGACAGACCTAGAACTGTTGCGGAAAATGAAGATGGACGGCGAATACGAACGTCATGTTTTCACAACGATGTTCGACCTCTACGCATTGCCGGATGATTTTCCCGGTTATGAAGCAGCCAAAGCAATCGGTGAGCCTTACGCCCGTGTCGCAGCATTGGAAACGGCGTTTGCTGAAGCAATCAACGATAGTCGTTTCATTCCCTATATTCAGCTGCATGAATTTGAAGCTCTGCTCTTTTGCGGTATTGACTATCTGGCAAAGCGTTACCCCGGTTGTGAGAAACGCTGCGAACAGCTGAAAAAAGACCTGGAGAAAACCAGCAACCCCGAGCTGATAAACAATAGTCCGGAAACGGCTCCGAGCAAACGTATTATCAAGGCGATAGAAGGAGACAAAAAACAGCATTACAACTACAATAAGCCGGCTACCGGCAAAGATGTTACCAAAAGTGTCGGCATGGATGAACTTCGTGCCCGGTGCAGTCACTTCAATGAATGGATAGAAAAGTTGATAGACTGCTGA
- a CDS encoding phage terminase large subunit — MAVNRLKPPRNLRIEFKPSPRQYELWKLLQPNYCPHCGGEIEQILIGYDQQGNPQYRPQCRHCKSQNLPQLILGGGAAGGGKSYIGSVWLVSSCIRFENIRAVVARKTLKSLKESTWNTIKSILKDWGLKEDTNYKINNLEGTLTFWNDSVIIMKEMADIPSDPNFERFGSSEYTIAMVDEVSEISERAVEVLFSRLRWRTHETFKTPRMLLTTNPTINWVRSRFVQDENGDKVICREGEAYIPFSVFDNPNIAFRQVYEAALNKIRDQATKERLLYGNWDFVEANDMAIYNSFDGSRHLVTGLKEKAYDPIKPLITVWDFNVAPQMSVLSAQIDYENRKVYILEEILGKPEEKENNTPALARKVRLKLYRDKHIGGVDVTGDPSGLQRSTTNEDGINNYTIITDTFGRGILRPKVKLLRKQPPQATRCEFVNEVFGGYEGWEIQIDIKCRKLTQDLIYQLRNEDGTKSKQKTTDPKTGVKYERYGHLSDCLDYLLCYYLRDSWYKFKSGGDGNGYVVSTSVIQEGFSY, encoded by the coding sequence ATGGCGGTCAACAGGCTCAAACCACCCAGAAACCTGCGCATCGAGTTCAAACCGTCCCCACGGCAGTATGAACTCTGGAAACTGTTGCAACCGAACTATTGTCCCCATTGTGGCGGGGAGATCGAGCAAATCCTTATCGGTTATGACCAGCAAGGCAACCCTCAGTACAGGCCTCAATGCAGGCATTGCAAGTCGCAGAACCTGCCGCAGCTGATACTGGGAGGCGGAGCGGCCGGCGGCGGAAAATCGTATATCGGCAGCGTTTGGCTGGTGTCTTCATGTATTCGGTTCGAGAATATCCGTGCGGTGGTGGCCCGTAAGACACTCAAGTCGTTAAAGGAATCGACATGGAACACCATCAAGTCGATTCTGAAGGACTGGGGACTGAAAGAGGATACAAACTACAAGATAAACAACCTCGAAGGCACGCTCACATTCTGGAATGACTCGGTCATCATCATGAAGGAGATGGCGGATATCCCCAGCGACCCCAACTTCGAGCGTTTCGGCTCTTCGGAATATACCATCGCCATGGTGGACGAGGTGTCGGAAATCTCGGAACGGGCCGTCGAAGTGCTGTTCTCCCGTCTCCGCTGGAGAACCCATGAGACATTCAAGACCCCGAGAATGCTGCTCACCACCAATCCGACAATTAACTGGGTGCGTTCCCGCTTCGTGCAGGACGAAAACGGAGACAAGGTCATCTGCCGCGAGGGTGAAGCGTATATACCTTTCTCCGTGTTTGACAACCCGAATATCGCTTTCCGTCAGGTGTACGAGGCGGCCCTGAACAAGATCCGGGACCAGGCGACAAAAGAACGCCTGCTCTATGGCAACTGGGATTTCGTGGAAGCCAACGATATGGCGATTTATAACAGTTTCGACGGCTCCCGGCATCTCGTTACCGGACTGAAAGAAAAAGCGTACGATCCGATCAAGCCGCTCATCACGGTGTGGGACTTCAATGTTGCCCCCCAAATGTCGGTACTCTCCGCACAAATAGACTATGAAAACAGGAAGGTCTATATACTGGAAGAGATACTCGGCAAGCCGGAGGAAAAGGAGAACAACACACCTGCGTTGGCACGGAAAGTACGCTTAAAACTTTACCGGGACAAGCATATTGGCGGAGTGGATGTGACCGGTGACCCTTCCGGGTTACAACGCTCCACCACCAACGAGGACGGCATCAACAACTATACCATCATCACGGACACTTTCGGCAGAGGAATCCTGCGACCGAAGGTAAAGCTATTACGCAAGCAGCCTCCGCAGGCTACACGGTGCGAGTTCGTCAACGAGGTATTCGGGGGCTATGAAGGCTGGGAGATACAAATCGATATCAAATGTCGCAAACTTACCCAGGATCTGATTTACCAGCTTCGTAACGAGGACGGTACCAAGAGCAAACAGAAGACCACCGACCCGAAAACCGGTGTCAAATATGAACGGTACGGGCACTTGTCCGACTGCCTTGACTACCTGCTCTGTTACTACCTGCGTGACAGCTGGTACAAGTTCAAGAGCGGAGGCGACGGGAACGGGTATGTGGTATCCACATCGGTAATTCAGGAAGGATTTTCATACTAA